DNA from Deltaproteobacteria bacterium:
AGGAACCCCGGGAACCACCCCCACTATCTTGTATGCACCGAAAAAATAGCACAACATATTGAAACATGACAAGGGTTTTTCCGTGGGTCAGACAGCTTTATTGAAAAAAAGTCCCTGTCATGCTAGTTATTGGGAATACGAATTATAGAAATAGATATTTTCAACATAATCTCCGCCACCCGGAAGAAGGGAAGACAGGGATATGGCCATGAAGACCATCGACTGCCGCGGGCTTGCATGCCCCGGTCCCGTGATTCAGGCAAAAAAAACCATGGAAGGAATGGGCACGGGAACCACTTTTGCCATCGAGGTGGACTCAGAGGCCGGCCGGGAAAACGTTCTGCGGTTCGCCCGGGGGAAGGGCGCCTCGGTAAGCGTGGAGAACCTCGAAGGCAACGCTTTCCGTTTGACCATTAAACCGGGTAAACAGTCCTTGTCCATGGGAATCCGATCCTCTGCGGCCGTTTTCATCACCAGCGATCGTCTTGGCAGAGGAGACGACAAGCTGGGGACTATACTCATGGAAGGATTCGTCTCAACGCTGGTGGAGCAGGATACCACCCCCGACGTGATCCTCATGATGAATTCCGGCGTGCGGCTCGCCATAGAGGGCTCCCCGGTACTCGATTCAATGAGGGTGCTTGCGGACCGGGGCTGCGAAATACTTGTGTGCGGAACCTGTCTTGACTTTTTCTCTCTGAAGGAGAAACTGGCCGCTGGAGCGGTGTCCAACATGTTTGAGATCCAGGCCGCGCTTCTGCACGCTTCCACAGTAATCAGACCGTAGGGTCAGGGGCAGGGATAAAACAGTCCAGAGTCCAGAGTCCAGGGTCCAGGGTCCAACCTGGAGCGAAGTCATTGCGAGGATGAACCGGAATTTAAGGCTAACGAGAAGGGTTTAGATGCAAGGCCGCAGGGAGGAGGAATACCGGAGGCGTATATGGAATACGTCGAGGGTTTCCGACAACCGAGAACGCAGCAGATGAGCCCTTATCAAAGCCGCAGTTGATGACTTTTCAAAAAGTCATCAACGCGCCCGGGGAGGGCGCCCAAATCAATGACTTCTCCCGGAAGTCATTGGCTTGCGGGACAAGTCGTTGATTTGTGAGGAAAGTGAAAATGACACTTTTTGCGACTCAATAATAGGCTATGAAAAACCGAAATGAAATCTACAGACTGACGGGCATGGTCAAAGCAGCCGGTTGAGCCGCCAAATTGGGTCCGGGTGATCTCCAGAAACTCCTTGCGCCTCTGCGGAGAAGTCCGCCGAAGGATCCGCGGCTGCTGGTCGGGATGGAAACATCCGACGACGCCGGGGTTTATCTTCTCGACGATGACACCGCCCTGGTTCAGACTATGGATGTCATCACCCCAATCGTTGATGACCCCTTCGATTTCGGCTACATCGCGGCCGTCAACGCCCTTTCCGATATCTTCGCCATGGGGGGAGTTCCACTGACGGCAATGAGTTTTCTGGCCTTCGACACCTGCACCCTTGCCAACGATGCCGCGTCTTTGATCCTGCAGGGGGGGATGGCCGCCCTGAAGGAGGCGAGGTGCACCCTCGTTGGAGGGCACACCCTCGAGGACCCGGAGATCAAATTCGGCATGGCGGCGACCGGCACGGTCCCCCGGGACGGGATCGTGACTAACGCCGATGCTCTGCCCGGTGATCACATCTACCTTACCAAGCCCCTGGGCACGGGGATCGCGTCCACCGCGCTGAAAGGAGAGATGGTCCCGGCTTCCCTGCTCGAAGAGGCGACCCGGTGGATGAAAACCCTGAACCGGGACGC
Protein-coding regions in this window:
- the yedF gene encoding sulfurtransferase-like selenium metabolism protein YedF: MKTIDCRGLACPGPVIQAKKTMEGMGTGTTFAIEVDSEAGRENVLRFARGKGASVSVENLEGNAFRLTIKPGKQSLSMGIRSSAAVFITSDRLGRGDDKLGTILMEGFVSTLVEQDTTPDVILMMNSGVRLAIEGSPVLDSMRVLADRGCEILVCGTCLDFFSLKEKLAAGAVSNMFEIQAALLHASTVIRP
- the selD gene encoding selenide, water dikinase SelD, whose translation is MKNRNEIYRLTGMVKAAGUAAKLGPGDLQKLLAPLRRSPPKDPRLLVGMETSDDAGVYLLDDDTALVQTMDVITPIVDDPFDFGYIAAVNALSDIFAMGGVPLTAMSFLAFDTCTLANDAASLILQGGMAALKEARCTLVGGHTLEDPEIKFGMAATGTVPRDGIVTNADALPGDHIYLTKPLGTGIASTALKGEMVPASLLEEATRWMKTLNRDAAETAAENKATAMTDVTGFGLLGHLAEMCMAAGIGAEIDHTAVPVMDGIPEMIRMGMVPAGAYDNIRHIEGMMEYESLSQDDLLPLYDPQTSGGLLISMPTGNSSDLEKGLRDKGVFFTRIGRFLNSGDYRPSLMSPALNVQTIRTSPESRVQRDETARPQTPIILPQCSQLAGCATRSR